The following are from one region of the Paenalkalicoccus suaedae genome:
- the liaF gene encoding cell wall-active antibiotics response protein LiaF: MIRRIQTNTFNRILLIALALLALEVVISGGGFLVGIGIFAFVIFLGWKNYDSSFGKVVFWIGLLAQVLLFLSLFAVQFFIVAMLIVFFWQFRKRRKEPELVKPYYKNPEDSKHRLIEVRPLMEQRFIGSDRTSDAAYEWRDINIQGAVGDKVIDLSNTVVAYDAIVSVRHFLGNITIYVPYDVDVSIHTSLFFGKVTIFDELDRKLLNESVHYKTEGYADATQRIKIVLSSVSGDVEVRRR; encoded by the coding sequence ATGATAAGAAGAATTCAAACAAACACGTTTAACCGCATATTACTTATTGCGCTCGCTCTCCTTGCCTTAGAGGTTGTCATCTCTGGCGGGGGATTTTTAGTGGGCATTGGCATTTTTGCCTTCGTCATCTTTTTAGGATGGAAAAACTACGATTCTTCTTTTGGGAAGGTCGTTTTTTGGATTGGACTATTAGCACAAGTTCTACTCTTCCTATCTTTATTCGCTGTCCAATTCTTTATTGTAGCGATGCTCATTGTTTTCTTCTGGCAGTTTAGAAAACGACGTAAAGAGCCTGAGCTTGTAAAGCCATATTATAAAAATCCAGAGGACAGCAAGCATCGGTTAATAGAAGTAAGGCCGCTTATGGAGCAGCGCTTTATCGGAAGCGATCGCACGAGTGATGCGGCATACGAGTGGCGTGACATAAACATACAAGGAGCCGTAGGGGATAAAGTCATCGACCTTTCTAATACGGTAGTGGCGTACGATGCCATTGTCTCTGTCCGTCATTTCCTAGGAAATATTACGATCTATGTGCCGTATGATGTAGATGTGTCTATCCATACGAGCTTATTCTTTGGTAAAGTGACCATTTTTGATGAACTCGACAGGAAGCTATTAAATGAATCGGTTCACTACAAGACCGAGGGCTACGCCGATGCAACACAACGAATAAAAATTGTACTTTCATCAGTCAGCGGAGATGTTGAGGTGAGAAGACGATGA
- a CDS encoding PspA/IM30 family protein, which translates to MTSIFTRMKETIKKDWQGMQSEYQETNPLKSLQHFLQSGEQEADKVKALIAKQYAIKEEFTEELQQADAMIQKRSEQLVVAEEAEDEELIAYAEKDLHAYQERAERLKHGEEEAIKQIRHLERKLEEMNHKLADMRIRQMELNSRENVSRAESYMRQATEQREASFLPADQPSDTEQTPQLKLADQTFDQRILLLKNQQQKDN; encoded by the coding sequence ATGACATCAATTTTCACACGAATGAAAGAGACGATTAAAAAAGATTGGCAAGGCATGCAAAGTGAGTATCAGGAGACGAATCCGTTAAAGTCGCTTCAACACTTTTTACAAAGCGGGGAGCAGGAAGCGGATAAAGTGAAGGCGTTAATTGCCAAGCAGTATGCGATTAAAGAAGAATTTACGGAGGAGCTTCAGCAGGCGGATGCGATGATTCAAAAGCGCTCGGAGCAACTAGTCGTGGCGGAGGAAGCGGAGGATGAAGAGTTGATTGCGTATGCAGAGAAGGATCTGCACGCTTACCAAGAGCGAGCGGAGCGATTAAAGCATGGGGAAGAAGAAGCAATCAAACAAATTCGTCACTTAGAGAGAAAGCTTGAAGAAATGAATCATAAGCTCGCGGATATGCGGATTCGTCAAATGGAGCTCAATTCTAGAGAGAATGTCTCTCGCGCCGAATCATACATGCGCCAAGCGACAGAGCAACGAGAAGCATCGTTTTTACCCGCGGATCAGCCATCGGACACAGAGCAAACGCCACAGCTGAAGCTCGCTGATCAAACATTTGACCAGAGAATTTTACTACTAAAAAATCAGCAGCAAAAAGACAACTAA
- a CDS encoding flagellar basal body rod protein has translation MKKFLLIVLAVIAALTVIANLIPMILLAIGGYLLYVCIKQFKRTTSTGAKVMWTIFAVLVASVIISNIYAVIGVAALYFLYVMVRSWKTDGAIDVPKNVNPFEDFDREWSKLAKK, from the coding sequence ATGAAAAAATTTCTGTTAATCGTTTTAGCTGTCATTGCTGCATTGACTGTCATCGCAAACTTAATACCGATGATCCTGCTCGCGATTGGAGGGTACTTACTTTATGTATGTATCAAGCAATTCAAGCGAACGACATCAACCGGCGCAAAAGTCATGTGGACGATCTTTGCTGTTTTAGTTGCAAGTGTCATTATTTCAAACATTTACGCGGTCATTGGAGTTGCTGCACTGTACTTCCTTTACGTCATGGTTCGTAGCTGGAAGACAGATGGCGCCATTGATGTACCAAAGAATGTGAATCCGTTCGAAGACTTCGACCGTGAATGGTCCAAATTAGCAAAAAAATAA
- a CDS encoding NCS2 family permease produces MNNFFKLQERGTTVKTEALAGFTTFMTMVYIVVVNPAILSSVGIPFEQVFMATIFAAVIGSLIMGLLANYPIAIAPGMGLNAYFVSVVAINGVSYQTVLGAVFLAGLLFIILTFTPFREMLLRAIPASVKYGITAGIGLFIAFIGLRMSGIVVPNEETFVTLGDLTTPNAGLTIAGLFITLILLVRNVKGALFIGMLITAIAGYFLQYLPFEGLVSTPPAPVFFDADIAGVFTNGLYIVVIAFLLVTLFDTTGTMIGVAEQANLTKNGVFPRAKQALAADAFATTAGAAMGTSPSTAYIESSSGVASGGRTGLTAIVVAILFLLTMFFSPLVGAIAGLPAITAPVLIIVGSFMMAGLSKITWTKLDEAFPAFAILLTMPLTSSIATGIAVGFITYPFLKLVSGKWREAHPIIYFFGIVFILQLVFFPAH; encoded by the coding sequence TTGAACAACTTCTTTAAGCTACAAGAACGTGGCACGACTGTTAAAACAGAGGCACTGGCAGGCTTCACGACCTTTATGACGATGGTTTATATCGTCGTGGTAAATCCCGCGATCCTCTCATCTGTCGGCATTCCATTCGAGCAAGTGTTTATGGCAACGATTTTTGCTGCTGTTATCGGCTCACTCATTATGGGATTACTTGCGAATTATCCGATCGCTATCGCACCAGGCATGGGCCTCAACGCGTATTTTGTCAGCGTCGTTGCGATAAACGGAGTCTCGTATCAAACGGTTTTAGGCGCTGTCTTTTTAGCAGGTCTTTTATTTATCATTCTTACCTTCACCCCATTCCGTGAAATGCTCCTTCGCGCGATCCCAGCATCCGTAAAGTACGGGATCACCGCAGGTATCGGGCTGTTTATTGCCTTTATCGGACTTCGTATGTCCGGTATTGTCGTCCCGAATGAAGAGACATTTGTCACGCTAGGCGACTTAACAACGCCAAATGCCGGACTCACAATTGCAGGACTTTTTATTACACTTATTCTTTTAGTGAGAAACGTCAAAGGCGCTCTTTTCATCGGGATGCTAATCACAGCGATCGCAGGTTACTTTCTTCAGTACCTACCATTTGAAGGGCTCGTGTCGACGCCACCTGCACCAGTATTTTTTGACGCAGACATCGCTGGCGTATTTACAAATGGCTTATATATCGTCGTTATCGCATTTTTACTAGTGACACTATTTGATACAACTGGAACGATGATAGGTGTAGCAGAACAGGCTAACTTAACAAAGAACGGTGTTTTCCCACGAGCAAAGCAAGCTCTAGCTGCGGATGCATTTGCGACGACAGCCGGTGCGGCAATGGGAACGAGCCCTTCTACGGCCTACATTGAGTCATCGTCAGGCGTCGCATCAGGTGGACGCACCGGACTCACTGCCATCGTTGTTGCTATTCTATTCCTATTAACCATGTTTTTCTCTCCGCTAGTCGGAGCAATCGCAGGGTTACCAGCCATTACGGCACCAGTATTAATTATCGTAGGGAGTTTCATGATGGCGGGCCTCTCTAAGATCACTTGGACAAAGCTCGATGAGGCGTTCCCAGCGTTCGCCATCCTTTTAACGATGCCACTTACCTCAAGCATCGCAACAGGCATCGCGGTTGGCTTCATCACCTACCCATTCTTAAAGCTTGTTAGCGGAAAATGGAGAGAGGCTCATCCAATTATTTATTTCTTCGGTATCGTATTTATTTTACAGCTTGTGTTTTTCCCGGCGCATTAA
- a CDS encoding valine--tRNA ligase, with amino-acid sequence MSENNQVTMPPKYDPQATEAKWYPYWVNGKFFEASGKGDKEPYTIVIPPPNVTGKLHLGHAWDTTLQDILIRVKRMQGYDALWLPGMDHAGIATQAKVEGRLKEQGTSRYELGREKFLEKSWEWKEEYADFIRQQWSKLGLSLDYSRERFTLDEGLSDAVREVFVRLYEEGLIYRGEYIINWDPQTKTALSDIEVIYKDVKGAFYHMNYPLTDGSGSIEVATTRPETMLGDTAVAVHPKDERYQHLIGKTVTLPIVGREIPIVADDYVDREFGSGAVKITPAHDPNDFEIGNRHDLERILVMDESGTMNDLAGPYEGLDRFDCRKQIVKDLQEQGVLFKIEEHDHSVGHSERSGAVVEPYLSTQWFVKMGPLAEQAIELQKQEDKVNFVPERFEKTYSHWIENIRDWCISRQLWWGHRIPAWHHKETGEIYVGRTEPTDIENWEQDEDVLDTWFSSALWPFSTLGWPNEEASDFKRFYSTDVLVTGYDIIYFWVARMIFQGQHFTDKRPFKDVLIHGLVRDEQGRKMSKSLGNGVDPMDVIDKYGADALRFFLSTGSTPGNDLRFYWEKVEANWNFGNKIWNASRFALMNMDGLKYEEIDITGKKSIADEWILTRLNETIEHVTKFIDAYEFGEVGRALYAFIWDDFCDWYIEMAKLPLNGEDDEAKHTTRSILAYVLDQTMRLLHPFMPFITEEVWQHLPHEGDSITVAAWPTKQDDQINKQSVKDMKVVQDIIRSVRNTRSELNVPMSREITLHVSAASDDVLSQLERAKSYLERFCNPSELVLGVNLPAPEKSMSSVLESVELYLPLAGLLDLDAEMKRLEGEIKRLDGEVLRVEKKLSNEGFVAKAPQHVVDEERAKAKSYSEQREKVAARLEELKN; translated from the coding sequence ATGAGTGAAAACAATCAAGTAACAATGCCTCCAAAGTACGATCCACAGGCAACAGAAGCAAAATGGTATCCGTATTGGGTAAATGGGAAGTTTTTTGAAGCATCAGGTAAAGGAGATAAGGAGCCTTATACAATTGTGATCCCGCCTCCCAACGTAACGGGCAAGCTACACTTAGGCCACGCCTGGGATACGACGCTTCAAGATATCCTTATTCGTGTCAAGCGCATGCAAGGCTACGATGCGCTTTGGTTACCTGGAATGGACCACGCTGGTATTGCAACGCAGGCGAAGGTGGAAGGCAGATTAAAGGAGCAGGGCACATCTCGCTATGAGCTTGGTCGCGAAAAATTCTTAGAGAAATCTTGGGAGTGGAAGGAAGAGTATGCGGACTTTATTCGTCAGCAGTGGTCCAAGCTTGGCCTATCTCTAGACTATTCAAGAGAGCGATTCACGTTGGATGAAGGACTCTCTGATGCGGTACGTGAAGTATTCGTTCGTCTATACGAGGAAGGCTTAATTTATCGTGGCGAATACATCATCAACTGGGATCCGCAGACGAAAACGGCCCTTTCTGACATTGAAGTAATTTATAAAGATGTAAAAGGTGCCTTTTATCATATGAACTATCCACTTACAGATGGTTCAGGATCGATTGAAGTCGCAACGACACGCCCAGAGACGATGCTAGGTGATACAGCGGTTGCGGTACATCCTAAGGACGAGCGTTACCAGCACTTAATTGGTAAGACAGTAACTCTTCCAATCGTAGGTCGTGAGATTCCGATTGTCGCTGACGACTATGTGGACCGCGAATTCGGATCAGGTGCCGTTAAAATTACGCCAGCCCACGATCCAAATGACTTTGAGATTGGGAATCGCCATGACTTAGAGCGAATTCTCGTTATGGACGAGTCTGGTACGATGAACGACCTCGCTGGTCCTTACGAAGGCTTAGATCGTTTTGATTGCCGCAAGCAGATTGTCAAGGACCTACAAGAACAAGGCGTTCTCTTTAAAATCGAAGAGCATGATCATAGCGTTGGTCACTCCGAGCGAAGTGGTGCAGTTGTCGAGCCTTACCTGTCTACACAGTGGTTCGTTAAAATGGGCCCACTAGCCGAGCAAGCAATCGAGCTACAAAAGCAAGAGGATAAAGTTAATTTCGTCCCTGAGCGCTTTGAGAAAACGTATAGCCACTGGATCGAAAATATTCGCGACTGGTGTATTTCTCGTCAGCTATGGTGGGGACACCGAATTCCTGCGTGGCACCATAAAGAGACTGGTGAAATCTATGTAGGACGCACAGAGCCTACTGACATCGAGAACTGGGAGCAGGATGAAGACGTGTTAGATACGTGGTTTAGCTCCGCGTTATGGCCATTCTCCACACTTGGTTGGCCGAACGAAGAAGCGTCTGACTTTAAGCGCTTCTACTCAACGGACGTTCTTGTAACGGGCTACGATATCATTTACTTCTGGGTTGCGCGTATGATCTTCCAAGGTCAGCACTTTACAGACAAGCGTCCATTCAAAGACGTTCTCATTCACGGACTAGTACGCGATGAGCAGGGTCGTAAAATGAGTAAGTCTCTAGGTAACGGTGTTGATCCGATGGACGTTATCGACAAGTACGGAGCGGATGCCCTGCGTTTCTTCCTGAGCACGGGTAGCACGCCTGGTAATGACCTACGTTTTTATTGGGAAAAGGTAGAGGCAAACTGGAATTTTGGTAACAAGATTTGGAACGCGTCTCGCTTTGCCCTCATGAATATGGACGGGCTAAAGTACGAAGAGATCGACATTACAGGAAAGAAGTCAATCGCAGATGAGTGGATTTTAACACGTTTAAATGAAACGATTGAGCACGTAACGAAGTTTATTGATGCCTACGAGTTCGGCGAAGTTGGACGAGCACTATATGCATTTATCTGGGATGATTTCTGTGACTGGTACATTGAAATGGCGAAGCTTCCATTAAACGGAGAGGACGATGAGGCAAAGCACACAACGCGCTCGATTCTAGCCTATGTGCTTGATCAAACGATGCGACTCTTGCACCCATTCATGCCGTTTATCACAGAGGAAGTATGGCAGCACCTTCCGCACGAAGGCGATTCCATTACAGTTGCTGCATGGCCAACAAAGCAAGACGATCAGATCAATAAGCAATCTGTGAAGGATATGAAAGTTGTTCAAGATATCATTCGTTCTGTACGTAATACAAGATCCGAGTTAAACGTACCGATGAGCCGCGAAATTACGCTACACGTAAGCGCAGCTTCAGACGACGTATTATCTCAGCTTGAGCGCGCGAAGAGCTATTTAGAGCGATTCTGTAACCCATCTGAGCTAGTACTAGGTGTCAACCTACCAGCTCCAGAGAAGTCCATGAGCTCCGTTCTAGAAAGCGTAGAGCTTTACCTGCCACTAGCGGGTCTTCTTGATTTAGATGCAGAGATGAAGCGTCTAGAGGGCGAGATTAAGCGATTAGATGGCGAAGTCCTCCGAGTGGAGAAAAAGCTTTCTAACGAAGGCTTTGTGGCGAAAGCACCTCAACACGTTGTAGACGAAGAACGCGCTAAGGCAAAGAGCTACAGCGAGCAACGCGAGAAGGTTGCGGCGCGTTTAGAAGAGTTGAAGAATTAA
- a CDS encoding LysM peptidoglycan-binding domain-containing protein: MKGLSFTVTDTVWLKKEHRSLVSITLEPYVSTTERDEDYQIHGKLLIEGEVRQTNSEHDYIKHEFPIDVSIPKERANEEVTLYVEGFDYDLQEDGRLTIEADLVIAGAEEPEVTHAIIEVTDLPSFQFEDTLPAVVVQEDQEETMEEEEREPYLELDEDEDEPSEVEDYEEQEEERYQDEEREQEEFASFEEVESAPEPTYEYVEEEPIEEEEVEPVRNTQETNLHEARAREFQQLHVPQEVVEVEPVREEAVDALEPEPAQEKKGASVYLTSMMRNEEEASASMRICIVQEGDTLHSIASHYELTTTQLMRTNRLTDEKVEPGQLISIPR, translated from the coding sequence TTGAAGGGATTATCATTTACGGTGACAGATACTGTGTGGTTAAAAAAGGAGCATCGCTCGCTTGTGTCCATTACGCTTGAACCCTATGTTTCGACTACAGAAAGAGATGAGGACTATCAGATTCACGGAAAGTTATTGATAGAGGGTGAGGTCAGGCAGACGAACTCGGAGCATGATTATATTAAGCATGAGTTCCCAATCGACGTATCGATCCCAAAAGAACGGGCGAACGAAGAAGTGACGCTTTATGTTGAGGGCTTTGACTATGATTTGCAAGAAGACGGTAGGCTAACGATTGAAGCAGATCTTGTTATAGCCGGTGCCGAAGAGCCTGAAGTAACACATGCCATCATTGAAGTGACGGATTTACCGAGCTTTCAATTTGAAGATACACTGCCTGCTGTAGTTGTTCAGGAAGATCAGGAAGAAACGATGGAGGAAGAGGAAAGAGAACCTTATCTTGAATTAGACGAAGACGAAGACGAACCTTCAGAGGTGGAGGATTACGAGGAGCAAGAGGAAGAACGTTATCAAGACGAAGAACGTGAGCAAGAAGAATTTGCATCATTTGAAGAAGTGGAGTCAGCTCCAGAGCCTACCTATGAATATGTCGAGGAAGAGCCAATTGAAGAGGAAGAAGTCGAGCCAGTAAGGAATACGCAGGAGACGAACCTCCATGAAGCACGTGCACGTGAGTTTCAGCAGCTGCATGTACCTCAGGAGGTAGTAGAGGTCGAACCGGTCAGAGAGGAAGCTGTGGATGCGTTGGAGCCAGAGCCTGCGCAAGAAAAGAAAGGGGCGTCCGTGTATTTGACGAGCATGATGCGGAATGAGGAGGAAGCATCTGCTTCAATGAGGATATGTATCGTCCAAGAGGGTGACACATTACATTCAATTGCCTCTCACTACGAGCTTACGACGACGCAGCTTATGAGAACCAATCGTCTTACGGATGAGAAAGTAGAGCCAGGACAACTAATCTCTATACCGAGATGA
- a CDS encoding NUDIX hydrolase: MEYYKKLRQQVGKQELLLPGAAIIIYQDDRVLLQHRDDGDWGLPGGLMELGESFQQTVGREVREETGLELRSVTLFGLFSGENYYVEAPNGDPYYAVTALYISEDVEGELQPESEETLDLQYFSMNALPTNLRRSHAHFLTLFKDREHGVVLDEG; the protein is encoded by the coding sequence ATGGAATACTATAAAAAACTTAGACAACAAGTAGGGAAACAAGAGCTTTTGTTACCGGGAGCGGCGATCATCATCTATCAGGACGATCGCGTATTGTTACAGCATCGTGACGATGGCGATTGGGGATTACCAGGTGGACTGATGGAGCTAGGCGAGAGCTTTCAGCAAACCGTAGGGCGAGAAGTAAGAGAGGAGACTGGGCTTGAGCTAAGGTCCGTCACGCTTTTCGGTCTCTTTTCTGGAGAAAACTATTACGTGGAGGCTCCAAATGGAGATCCGTACTATGCGGTTACAGCCTTATACATATCCGAGGACGTAGAAGGGGAGTTGCAACCAGAAAGTGAGGAGACACTAGATCTCCAGTACTTTTCTATGAACGCCCTCCCAACCAATTTACGTCGCTCCCATGCGCATTTTTTAACCCTTTTTAAAGACCGTGAGCACGGAGTGGTACTCGACGAAGGATAA
- a CDS encoding DUF4179 domain-containing protein, whose product MDCQACIRELLHNKLSEDCENHLKTCGSCKEVAREIQPFIRAANTEASTIHPQPFLEELTTREPRTATNATSKQDTEAATADKPVQKKKRIAPFLGIAIIALFIGVAIAATSPGFHQWVASFTPYTYTHMDRLVASGYADEIGISETNDGVEFTFTDIVVDDAQAHIHFEITDLERDRVLFINPFSGVEIRNGHSLWTELESNTGLEYYDHSRVKVLESNPGHTTGVIVLDSPEPETGTIELMIGYLYSYEEDQFNDLDNWWDMYELDMEDPFISGQWTADIPYQKRSATHYEVDKAIQNDFFFANVTDVWVGPAGTKLRMEFDHFTDYGLSYTSYPQHLDVNGEEHSFLTAMPDPFEQSTRTMNVYFESTYFDSIEDIAIKYDYVRIYEQISPETDYFERIDDTTFAFEDERIQIVEIFEEDGDTNVHLEHEMHDDRKYDFLSIRPELESDTYSMNMATNVAYTNLERTELIEGNIFYSIMDNYDQVELSRNYLVTFENDIDISDINRLSITEMQYVEDVDLSYQLFD is encoded by the coding sequence ATGGATTGCCAAGCTTGTATAAGAGAGTTACTACACAATAAGCTATCTGAAGATTGCGAGAATCACCTTAAAACGTGCGGATCTTGTAAAGAAGTCGCTCGTGAAATCCAGCCATTTATACGAGCAGCGAATACAGAGGCTTCCACCATCCACCCACAACCTTTTCTTGAAGAGCTTACGACAAGAGAGCCCCGCACTGCAACGAATGCAACCTCAAAGCAAGACACCGAGGCGGCAACAGCAGATAAGCCTGTTCAAAAGAAAAAGCGCATCGCACCATTTTTAGGTATCGCGATTATCGCCCTCTTTATAGGCGTTGCGATCGCCGCAACCTCACCAGGTTTCCATCAATGGGTAGCGAGCTTTACACCTTACACATACACGCATATGGATCGACTAGTCGCATCAGGCTATGCGGATGAGATTGGGATCTCAGAAACGAATGATGGTGTGGAATTTACCTTTACCGATATTGTAGTTGACGATGCTCAAGCACACATCCATTTTGAGATAACGGACTTAGAGCGGGATCGAGTATTATTTATAAATCCTTTTAGTGGAGTAGAAATTCGCAACGGGCACTCACTTTGGACAGAGCTTGAAAGTAATACTGGTCTAGAGTATTACGATCATTCACGAGTGAAGGTTCTCGAGTCTAACCCAGGCCACACAACAGGTGTTATTGTTTTAGATTCTCCTGAGCCAGAAACAGGAACCATCGAGTTGATGATTGGCTACTTATATAGCTATGAGGAGGATCAGTTTAATGACTTAGATAACTGGTGGGATATGTATGAATTAGACATGGAGGACCCGTTTATCTCTGGTCAATGGACTGCTGATATTCCTTATCAAAAAAGATCTGCTACGCATTATGAGGTAGATAAGGCAATCCAAAATGATTTCTTTTTTGCTAACGTAACAGATGTATGGGTCGGTCCAGCGGGAACAAAGCTCCGAATGGAATTTGATCACTTCACTGATTATGGCCTATCATATACATCTTACCCACAGCATCTAGATGTAAATGGGGAGGAACACTCGTTTCTTACTGCAATGCCAGATCCATTTGAACAATCTACTAGAACGATGAACGTCTATTTTGAATCTACTTACTTTGATTCCATAGAGGACATAGCAATCAAGTACGATTATGTAAGGATCTATGAACAAATTAGTCCTGAGACAGATTATTTTGAGAGAATCGATGACACTACATTTGCTTTTGAAGACGAACGTATCCAAATTGTAGAGATATTTGAGGAAGATGGGGATACGAACGTTCATCTAGAACACGAGATGCACGACGACAGAAAATATGATTTCTTATCAATTAGACCTGAGTTAGAAAGCGACACCTATTCGATGAACATGGCGACAAACGTTGCATATACGAACCTTGAGCGAACAGAATTGATAGAGGGTAACATCTTTTATTCGATCATGGATAACTATGATCAAGTCGAACTATCTCGTAATTACTTAGTCACATTTGAAAATGACATCGATATCAGCGATATCAACCGCTTATCTATTACAGAAATGCAATATGTAGAGGATGTCGATTTATCTTATCAACTATTCGATTAA